One genomic region from Pigmentibacter ruber encodes:
- a CDS encoding RrF2 family transcriptional regulator, which translates to MQLTLQSDYTLRVLIYISYHQDKIVTIEEIANFYEISAHHLTRIIHKLGELGYIYTIRGKGGGFRLAKTPSEINIGELIEKIESHFNIVECFDPTKKRCKILGPCLLKPLLADAMQKFIDTLKQKTLADLVINNNRLKNLITKS; encoded by the coding sequence TTGCAATTAACTTTACAAAGTGACTATACCTTAAGAGTATTAATTTACATTTCATATCATCAAGATAAAATTGTTACTATAGAAGAAATTGCTAATTTTTATGAAATTTCAGCCCATCATTTAACAAGAATAATTCATAAATTGGGAGAACTTGGTTACATTTATACTATTCGCGGAAAAGGTGGTGGATTTCGTCTTGCAAAAACACCCTCTGAAATTAATATTGGAGAATTAATTGAAAAAATAGAAAGTCATTTCAATATAGTAGAATGTTTTGACCCAACAAAAAAACGTTGCAAAATTTTAGGTCCCTGTTTATTAAAACCTTTGTTAGCTGATGCAATGCAAAAATTCATAGATACTCTAAAACAAAAGACTCTAGCAGATTTAGTAATAAATAATAATAGATTAAAAAATTTAATTACCAAATCTTAA
- a CDS encoding group I truncated hemoglobin, whose translation MPSYYEQVGGEAAMEKAVQIFYRKILRDQHIKHFFTDIDMKLQIKKQKAFFTLLFGGPNLYTGKDLTTGHAHLVKRGLNDSHFNAVATHLKETLEELQLPSEITEDIMAKAEAARGAILGRI comes from the coding sequence ATGCCAAGTTATTATGAACAAGTTGGCGGAGAAGCTGCCATGGAGAAAGCTGTGCAAATTTTTTATCGTAAAATTCTTAGAGATCAGCATATAAAGCACTTTTTTACTGATATAGATATGAAATTGCAGATAAAAAAACAAAAAGCATTCTTCACATTACTGTTTGGTGGTCCAAACTTATATACTGGAAAAGACCTCACTACAGGTCATGCTCATTTAGTGAAAAGAGGCTTAAATGATTCACATTTTAATGCAGTCGCAACTCATTTAAAAGAAACACTTGAAGAACTTCAATTACCTTCAGAAATTACAGAAGACATAATGGCTAAAGCTGAAGCTGCTAGAGGTGCAATTCTAGGTCGAATTTGA
- a CDS encoding 2Fe-2S iron-sulfur cluster binding domain-containing protein — protein sequence MPSIKFNSKNYNISPDQSVLDLLILNNEEVNYFCKSGLCQSCMMEFNEGTPPQKSQMGLSEADKLQKKFLPCLCFPEDDISIKKCNEENKKYPAKILAKEIINNEIIILKLKKPNNYSFYPGQYLNIYKDNKCLRSYSIASLCDEKNEIELHIKHFFQGEMSNWIFTHLKDGDEINISRALGNCFFTPEARNKPLLFLGVSTGVAPLLGICRQAISANHNEKIHFIQGGKNKNSLYADEFLHNLKLMHNNFSLFSCCLENNENNNILKYVEENYLNLENWKVYICGDPNFVDSAKELVFLQGAHSDDIHSDSFLFINK from the coding sequence ATGCCAAGTATTAAATTTAATAGCAAGAATTATAATATTTCTCCTGACCAAAGCGTTCTTGATTTGTTGATTCTAAATAATGAAGAGGTGAATTATTTTTGCAAGAGTGGTTTATGCCAAAGTTGTATGATGGAATTTAATGAAGGAACTCCGCCTCAGAAAAGTCAAATGGGATTGTCAGAAGCTGATAAATTGCAAAAAAAATTTTTACCTTGTCTTTGTTTTCCAGAAGATGATATTTCAATAAAAAAATGTAATGAAGAAAATAAGAAATATCCTGCAAAAATTTTAGCAAAAGAAATAATAAATAATGAAATTATTATTTTGAAGTTAAAAAAACCAAATAATTATTCTTTTTATCCCGGACAATATTTAAATATTTATAAAGACAATAAATGTTTAAGAAGTTATTCTATTGCTAGTCTATGCGATGAGAAAAATGAAATTGAATTACATATTAAACATTTCTTTCAAGGTGAAATGTCTAATTGGATTTTTACACATTTAAAAGACGGTGATGAAATTAATATTTCACGAGCATTAGGAAATTGTTTTTTTACTCCTGAAGCTCGAAACAAACCTTTGCTTTTTTTAGGAGTAAGTACAGGAGTTGCTCCTTTATTAGGTATATGTAGGCAAGCTATTTCCGCTAATCACAATGAAAAAATACATTTCATTCAAGGAGGAAAAAATAAAAATTCTTTATATGCAGATGAATTTCTCCATAACTTAAAATTAATGCATAATAATTTTAGCTTATTTTCATGTTGCCTTGAAAATAATGAAAATAATAATATTTTAAAATATGTTGAAGAAAATTATTTAAATTTAGAAAATTGGAAAGTATATATCTGTGGTGACCCAAACTTTGTAGATTCTGCTAAAGAATTAGTTTTTTTACAGGGAGCACATTCTGACGACATTCATAGCGATTCTTTTCTTTTTATAAACAAGTAA
- a CDS encoding YggS family pyridoxal phosphate-dependent enzyme, which produces MNNYIECNLNNIKKNIYELSIKYKRNFSDITIVAVSKYQEYEKINTAYSYGQIDFGENYIQEWQEKVNFFQDNLPNLNWHIIGNLQKNKAKYLTDKVYCLQSLDSVELAKEIEKKGKFEKKLKVLIQLQVDKNDQNKSGISIEQAQILRDYICKSSKISFAGFMGIGPLNAETSKRKDLYYSFIQNAKTLWNETDSNNLQPILSLGMSSDYEEALECGSNMLRIGTAIFGARNKL; this is translated from the coding sequence ATGAATAATTACATAGAATGTAATTTAAATAATATTAAAAAAAATATTTATGAATTATCTATAAAATACAAAAGAAACTTTAGTGATATAACAATTGTTGCTGTCAGCAAATATCAAGAGTATGAAAAAATTAATACTGCTTATTCATATGGACAAATTGATTTTGGAGAAAATTATATCCAAGAATGGCAAGAAAAAGTAAATTTTTTTCAAGATAACTTACCAAATTTAAACTGGCATATTATTGGCAATTTGCAGAAAAATAAAGCAAAATATTTAACAGACAAAGTATATTGCCTTCAATCACTTGATAGCGTTGAACTTGCAAAGGAAATAGAAAAAAAAGGAAAGTTTGAGAAAAAATTAAAAGTATTAATTCAACTTCAAGTTGATAAAAATGATCAAAATAAATCAGGGATATCAATTGAACAAGCTCAAATATTACGTGATTATATTTGCAAAAGTTCTAAAATATCATTTGCAGGTTTCATGGGAATTGGACCTCTCAACGCGGAAACAAGCAAAAGAAAAGATCTTTACTATTCTTTTATTCAAAATGCGAAAACCTTATGGAATGAAACTGACTCAAATAATTTGCAGCCAATTCTTTCATTAGGAATGTCTTCTGATTATGAAGAAGCTCTTGAGTGTGGAAGTAATATGTTAAGAATTGGAACTGCAATATTTGGTGCTAGAAATAAATTATGA